In Kineosporia sp. NBRC 101731, the following proteins share a genomic window:
- a CDS encoding TetR/AcrR family transcriptional regulator, with translation MAPSPEDPRFLRSRDAIVGAARELLMTHGPGAITHARVAEQAGIARATVYRHWPRTDQLLAAAMATVPMPFFDAPGTPTRDWLIRELAAIARQLDHHDVRVVTTTLANTALWEQDMDARREGFAELLTARLVEALEEARARGEVDLRTDPRHAAALAIGPIYYRATIEHGTADDAFITTTVENLGRWR, from the coding sequence ATGGCGCCCTCACCCGAAGATCCCCGGTTCCTGCGCAGCCGAGACGCAATCGTCGGCGCGGCCCGCGAGCTGCTGATGACCCACGGACCCGGTGCCATCACCCACGCCCGCGTCGCTGAGCAGGCGGGGATCGCGCGGGCCACGGTCTACCGGCACTGGCCGCGCACCGATCAGCTGCTGGCCGCAGCGATGGCTACCGTGCCGATGCCGTTCTTCGATGCTCCCGGCACCCCCACCCGCGACTGGCTGATTCGGGAACTGGCCGCCATCGCCAGGCAACTCGATCACCACGATGTGCGCGTCGTCACCACCACACTGGCCAACACCGCGTTGTGGGAGCAGGACATGGACGCACGCCGCGAAGGCTTCGCCGAGCTCCTCACTGCCCGGCTGGTCGAAGCCCTCGAAGAAGCCCGCGCGCGTGGGGAAGTGGACCTGCGCACAGACCCTCGCCATGCCGCCGCACTGGCGATCGGGCCGATCTACTACCGGGCCACCATCGAACACGGCACCGCCGACGACGCGTTCATCACCACCACCGTCGAGAACCTGGGCCGATGGAGGTGA
- a CDS encoding TetR/AcrR family transcriptional regulator, which translates to MVQHEERPVPTGPERVRRGRGRRPAAEVRAGVLEAAGQLLFGEGIKAVTFDRVAATAGSSKMTLYKWWPSAGSLAAEAYFAHSQQVLEFPDTGDIRADLTHQLTSFVRLLTQEGGGPIIAELIGAAQTDPALAEAFSRNYSVPRRELAAQALERARERGQLRDDMDLGILVDQLWGACYQRLLIPDAPLDEAFAVALVNNALDGAGVRP; encoded by the coding sequence ATGGTGCAGCACGAAGAACGACCCGTTCCGACGGGCCCGGAGCGGGTCCGCCGGGGTCGCGGACGTCGTCCCGCCGCCGAGGTCCGCGCCGGCGTGCTCGAGGCCGCCGGCCAGTTGCTGTTCGGCGAGGGCATCAAGGCGGTGACCTTCGATCGCGTCGCCGCGACCGCCGGTTCCAGCAAGATGACGCTGTACAAGTGGTGGCCCTCGGCCGGCTCACTGGCCGCGGAGGCCTACTTCGCCCACAGCCAGCAGGTCCTGGAGTTCCCCGACACCGGCGACATCCGCGCCGACCTGACCCACCAGCTCACGTCGTTCGTCCGCCTGCTGACCCAGGAGGGCGGCGGCCCGATCATCGCCGAGCTGATCGGGGCCGCCCAGACCGATCCGGCTCTGGCGGAAGCCTTTTCCCGCAACTACTCGGTCCCTCGCCGCGAACTGGCCGCGCAGGCCCTGGAACGCGCCCGCGAGCGCGGGCAGCTGCGCGACGACATGGACCTGGGCATTCTCGTGGACCAGCTCTGGGGCGCCTGCTACCAGCGACTGCTGATCCCGGACGCCCCGCTGGACGAGGCTTTCGCCGTCGCCCTGGTGAACAACGCGCTCGACGGGGCCGGGGTCCGCCCCTAG
- a CDS encoding PQQ-dependent sugar dehydrogenase — translation MNRRVRRHFPGVLALLLLGGCTAASTSSSLSTTSTTSTPDGTARLGEVSEIVTDLDMPWGLDFLPDGSALVSGRADGRIQRIPAGGGTPEPVGVVPGVVKSSEGGLLGIALSPDFDSDRLLYAYVSSTPTNRVVALRVGDDYASLGTPRVILEGIETADRHHGGRIRFGPDGNLWIGTGDAFEPENAADDDSLNGKILRIRPDGSVPADNPSDSPIYSSGHRNVQGITFGPDGTVYASELGHRTWDEVNVVLPGRDYGWPQSEGTQGDAGEPPLFVLHPDDASPSGIAYAQGSLWTGALGGQRLWQLPVDGSTATADPIEHLVGDYGRIRTVEVAPDGALWLTTSNTDGATWGGTPPRAGDDRILRVELTPDE, via the coding sequence ATGAACCGCCGGGTGCGTCGTCACTTTCCCGGTGTGCTGGCCCTGCTCCTTCTGGGCGGATGCACCGCAGCCTCCACGTCGTCCTCCCTGTCCACCACATCCACCACATCAACCCCGGACGGCACGGCCCGGCTCGGGGAGGTCAGCGAGATCGTCACCGATCTGGACATGCCCTGGGGGCTGGACTTCCTGCCCGACGGCTCGGCGCTGGTCTCGGGGCGCGCCGACGGGCGCATCCAGCGGATCCCGGCCGGCGGCGGGACGCCCGAACCGGTGGGTGTGGTGCCAGGCGTGGTCAAGAGCTCGGAGGGAGGGTTGCTGGGGATCGCGCTGTCCCCGGACTTCGATTCCGACCGGCTGCTGTACGCGTACGTGTCGTCCACCCCCACGAACCGGGTGGTCGCCCTGCGTGTGGGTGATGACTACGCGTCCCTGGGGACGCCGCGGGTGATCCTGGAGGGCATCGAGACCGCCGATCGCCATCATGGTGGACGCATCCGGTTCGGGCCCGACGGGAACCTGTGGATCGGGACGGGGGACGCCTTCGAGCCGGAGAACGCCGCGGACGACGACTCGCTCAACGGGAAGATCCTGCGGATCCGCCCCGACGGCTCCGTACCCGCGGACAATCCCTCCGACTCGCCCATCTACTCCAGCGGCCACCGCAACGTCCAGGGCATCACCTTCGGCCCGGACGGCACGGTCTACGCCTCCGAGCTCGGGCACCGGACCTGGGACGAGGTGAATGTGGTGCTCCCGGGCCGGGATTACGGCTGGCCACAGAGCGAGGGAACACAAGGGGACGCGGGTGAACCACCGCTGTTCGTGCTGCACCCCGACGATGCCTCGCCCTCCGGCATCGCCTACGCGCAGGGGTCTTTGTGGACGGGGGCGCTGGGTGGGCAGCGTCTGTGGCAGTTGCCGGTGGACGGGTCCACGGCCACCGCGGACCCGATCGAGCACCTGGTCGGCGACTACGGGCGGATCCGGACGGTCGAGGTCGCCCCCGACGGAGCACTGTGGCTGACCACGTCGAACACCGATGGGGCTACCTGGGGCGGTACGCCGCCGCGCGCGGGGGACGACCGCATCCTGCGGGTCGAGCTGACGCCGGACGAGTGA
- a CDS encoding SDR family oxidoreductase, whose product MSDTNSRIAIVTGASGGIGQAVAERLAADGMSVLVHYSGNAAKADETVAAITAAGGKATAFGGDVADEDAMGRLFQHATDTFGGVDVVVNSAGIMPLAPVVDMDLDTFDRIQRTNVRGTFVVSQLAARTVRPGGAIINFSTSIMKLQMPTYGAYAMSKGAVEGLTLILAREMRGKDITVNAVAPGPTATPLFFEGKPQQVIDHIAGLNPMQRLGTPDDIAEVTAFLAGPGRWVNGQVLYTNGGAA is encoded by the coding sequence GTGAGCGACACCAACAGCCGCATCGCCATCGTGACCGGCGCCTCCGGCGGGATCGGTCAGGCCGTGGCCGAGCGTCTGGCCGCCGACGGCATGTCCGTGCTCGTGCACTACAGCGGCAATGCCGCCAAGGCGGACGAGACCGTCGCCGCGATCACCGCCGCCGGTGGGAAGGCCACCGCCTTCGGCGGTGACGTGGCCGACGAGGACGCGATGGGGCGTCTGTTCCAGCACGCCACCGACACCTTCGGCGGCGTGGACGTGGTGGTGAACAGCGCCGGGATCATGCCGCTGGCCCCGGTCGTGGACATGGACCTGGACACGTTCGACCGGATCCAGCGCACCAACGTGCGCGGCACCTTCGTGGTCAGTCAGCTGGCCGCGCGCACCGTGCGCCCGGGTGGGGCCATCATCAACTTCTCCACCTCGATCATGAAGCTGCAGATGCCGACCTACGGCGCCTACGCCATGTCGAAGGGCGCCGTCGAGGGCCTGACCCTGATCCTGGCCCGCGAGATGCGCGGCAAGGACATCACCGTCAACGCCGTGGCGCCCGGCCCGACGGCCACGCCCCTGTTCTTCGAGGGTAAGCCGCAGCAGGTCATCGACCACATCGCCGGCCTGAACCCGATGCAGCGCCTGGGCACGCCCGATGACATCGCCGAGGTGACCGCGTTCCTGGCCGGTCCGGGCCGCTGGGTCAACGGGCAGGTGCTCTACACCAACGGCGGCGCGGCCTGA
- a CDS encoding SDR family NAD(P)-dependent oxidoreductase: MSVVLITGSSTGIGNLTAKTLARAGHTVFASMRGIDARNAGVTAQFHELAEKEGLDLHVVELDVTSQASADAAVKAVVEQAGRLDVVVQNAGHLYVGYVEAFTDQDLTHLIDINAVGAHRVNRAALPYLRAQRSGTLLYVGSTIIVTTPPFLGPYVASKAAFDALAVVTSYEAAQFGIETSIVMPGAITQGTSHFPNASRASDAEVSAAYAFLDPLVARNEEATASLMQPDIDQDPQVVADEISRVLGLPRGHKPFRSVVDFTAAGVDHVMAFSDLTREAFVTRMGFGQTLQLQG; encoded by the coding sequence ATGTCAGTTGTTCTCATCACCGGGTCGAGTACCGGGATCGGCAACCTCACCGCCAAGACCCTGGCCCGGGCCGGTCACACGGTCTTCGCCAGCATGCGCGGGATCGACGCGCGCAACGCCGGCGTCACCGCCCAGTTCCACGAGCTGGCCGAGAAGGAAGGGCTCGACCTGCACGTGGTCGAGCTCGACGTCACCTCCCAGGCCTCGGCCGACGCCGCGGTGAAAGCCGTGGTCGAGCAGGCCGGGCGCCTGGACGTGGTCGTGCAGAACGCCGGGCACCTGTACGTCGGGTACGTCGAGGCGTTCACCGACCAGGACCTGACCCACCTGATCGACATCAACGCGGTCGGTGCGCACCGCGTCAACCGGGCGGCGCTGCCCTACCTGCGGGCCCAGCGCTCGGGAACGCTGCTGTACGTCGGCAGCACGATCATCGTCACCACGCCGCCGTTCCTGGGGCCGTACGTGGCCTCCAAGGCCGCCTTTGACGCCCTGGCCGTCGTGACCTCCTACGAGGCGGCTCAGTTCGGCATCGAGACCAGCATCGTGATGCCGGGCGCGATCACACAGGGCACCTCGCACTTCCCCAACGCCTCCCGGGCCTCCGACGCCGAGGTGAGCGCCGCGTACGCGTTCCTGGACCCGCTGGTGGCCCGCAACGAGGAGGCCACCGCCAGTCTGATGCAGCCGGACATCGATCAGGACCCGCAGGTGGTGGCCGACGAGATCTCCCGCGTGCTGGGTCTTCCCCGGGGGCACAAGCCGTTCCGCAGCGTCGTCGACTTCACCGCGGCCGGGGTCGATCACGTGATGGCGTTCTCCGACCTGACCCGGGAAGCGTTCGTCACGCGTATGGGGTTCGGGCAGACGCTCCAGTTGCAGGGCTGA
- the trxA gene encoding thioredoxin, translated as MPSGPSVRSVTDATFVDQVLLSDGPVLVDFWAAWCKPCRAMAPVIEQFAAAHQGRITVVKLDVDKNRESAETYGITTVPTLKLFRGGREVASIVGALPRKALETRLREVLGRGPGTRSRS; from the coding sequence ATGCCGTCAGGACCATCAGTCCGGTCCGTGACCGATGCGACGTTCGTCGACCAGGTCCTGCTCTCCGACGGGCCGGTCCTGGTGGATTTCTGGGCAGCCTGGTGCAAGCCCTGCCGGGCCATGGCGCCGGTGATCGAGCAGTTCGCGGCCGCCCATCAGGGGCGGATCACGGTGGTGAAACTCGATGTGGACAAGAACCGGGAGAGCGCGGAAACGTACGGGATCACGACGGTCCCGACGCTCAAGCTGTTCCGGGGTGGGCGTGAGGTGGCCTCGATCGTGGGCGCGCTGCCCCGCAAGGCCCTGGAGACACGGCTGCGTGAGGTGCTGGGCCGCGGCCCGGGGACTCGTTCGCGATCGTGA
- a CDS encoding DUF427 domain-containing protein, with the protein MSRRPVTPDPVRPGQESVWDYPRPPALVSSTKRVVVRLGGTVIAETDRAWRVLETSHPPTWYVPREAVTPGVLRRSRAASTLCEWKGAATYWDVVTPDGELPAAMWSYEAPTALFADLAGALTGYPAQLDCTVDGERVRAQEGGFYGGWITDDVVGPFKGGPGSWGW; encoded by the coding sequence ATGAGCCGTCGACCAGTGACCCCCGATCCCGTCCGTCCCGGACAGGAGTCGGTCTGGGACTACCCCCGCCCACCGGCGCTGGTGTCCAGCACGAAGCGGGTAGTGGTCCGGCTCGGCGGCACCGTGATCGCAGAGACCGACCGCGCCTGGCGAGTGCTGGAGACGTCGCACCCGCCGACCTGGTACGTCCCCCGGGAGGCCGTCACCCCCGGAGTACTCCGACGCTCACGGGCCGCATCGACGCTGTGTGAGTGGAAGGGTGCGGCCACCTACTGGGACGTGGTCACTCCCGACGGGGAGCTGCCCGCGGCGATGTGGTCGTACGAGGCCCCGACCGCCCTGTTCGCGGACCTTGCGGGCGCGCTGACCGGTTACCCGGCCCAGTTGGACTGCACGGTGGACGGGGAGCGGGTGCGTGCGCAGGAGGGAGGCTTCTACGGCGGCTGGATCACCGATGACGTGGTCGGCCCGTTCAAGGGCGGGCCCGGCAGCTGGGGCTGGTGA
- a CDS encoding manganese efflux pump MntP family protein, producing MSFLTLLIIAVGVSADAFAVAVAKGLHLKRLTFRDAGGLAIGFGLFQALMPLVGWLLGRSFSSYITGIDHWIAFGLLGVIGVKMIREALSPDEEEDASDRIELRELLVLSVATSIDALAVGISFAFLSVSILPAVALIGAITTVLTLVGVIIGRQAGGRIGRPAEIAGGVILILIGTRILIDHLGVL from the coding sequence ATGTCGTTCCTCACGCTCCTGATCATCGCGGTGGGTGTATCTGCCGATGCGTTCGCTGTCGCTGTCGCCAAGGGCCTGCACCTGAAGCGCCTGACCTTTCGAGACGCCGGGGGCCTGGCGATCGGCTTCGGGCTGTTCCAGGCGTTGATGCCCCTGGTCGGCTGGCTCCTGGGGCGCAGCTTCAGCAGCTACATCACCGGGATCGACCACTGGATCGCTTTCGGCCTGCTGGGCGTCATCGGTGTGAAAATGATCCGCGAGGCCCTCTCCCCCGACGAGGAGGAGGATGCTTCCGACCGCATCGAGCTACGCGAACTCCTGGTGCTCTCCGTGGCCACGAGCATCGATGCCCTGGCCGTCGGCATCAGCTTCGCCTTCCTCAGCGTGTCCATCCTGCCCGCGGTGGCCCTCATCGGGGCCATCACGACGGTCCTGACCCTGGTCGGTGTGATCATCGGCCGACAGGCCGGAGGCCGCATCGGCCGCCCCGCGGAGATCGCCGGCGGCGTCATCCTGATCCTCATCGGGACCCGGATCCTCATCGACCATCTCGGTGTTCTCTGA